CTCACGTGCACGGGCGTGTCCACGAGTTCGCCCTGGCAGCCGGCCAGGCTGTGGTGGAAGCACTCGTGCGTGGTGGTCTCGAAGGGCGCCACCGCGAGGTAGAACCGGCCCTCGGGGACGGGCAGGGTCTCCTGGCGCTCCCCGTCCGCGAGGACCACCTCCTCCGGGGTCACGGAGGCCGCCAGGCCCCGCTCGCGGTCCTCGTGGGTGGCGTCGAGGGCCTCCACGACCTCCTCGGTGCCGCGGTCCTCCAGGCCATAGTCGGCCAGCAGCGAATCGCCGGGCCCGGCGGCCGCCGTCGCCGGGGACGAACCGGACGCGGAACCGGAGGCGCCGCCGTCGGCACCCGGGGTGGCGGCCGGTGCGGAGCAGCCGGCCAGCAGGAGGACGGCCGCGGCCGCCCCGAGGACTCGGTGGAGGGAAGACGTCATGGCCTCCATTCTGCCGGGAGCCGAAGGCACTGGCCTTCCCGGCCGTCACGGTGACACAGTGGCGGGAGGAGACCGCACCCGGACGGAAGGACCCCACGCATGGCGAAATACCTGATCATCGGCGGACACGGCAAGGTCGCCCTGCTCACCGCTCCCCTGCTGGCCCGCGAGGGGCACGAGGTCACGGCCGTGATCCGCAATCCGGAGCACGCCGGGGACGTGGAGGCCGCGGGCGCCACCCCGCTCGTGCTGGACGTGGAGACCGCCTCGCAGGACGAGCTGGCGAGCGCGTTCGCCGGCCAGGACGCGATCGTCTGGTCGGCCGGGGCCGGCGGGGGCGACCCGCGGCGCACCTACGCGGTGGACCGGGACGCCGCCATCCGGTCCATGGACGCCGCCGAGCAGGCCGGCGTGCGGCGCTACGTCATGGTGTCCTACCTGGGCGCCCGTCCGGACCACGGCATCCCGGAGGACGACTCCTTCCACGCGTACGCCGAGGCCAAGGCTGCCGCGGACGAGCACCTGCGCCGCTCCGGGCTGGACTGGACCATCCTCGGCCCGGGCGCGCTGACGCTGGACGAGCCCACGGGCCGGATCCGGCTCGCGAGCCCGGAGTCGGTCGGCGAGCGCCGGGAGACCTCGCGCGGCAACGTCGCCGAGGCGATCCGCGTGGTGCTGGCCGCCGAGCACGCCGTCGGCCACCAGTACGAGTTCGTGGACGGCGAGGAGCCCATCGTCGCCGCCGTCGCCGCCTCCTGAGTCCCCGGCCCCCGCCGGAGTACCCACCCCCCAGCCGTCCCAGCCGTCCCAGCCGTCCCAGCCGTCCCAGCCGTCCGAGGAGGACGCCATGCCCCAGTTCATGATCTCCGTCTGGCACGCCCCCGGCATCCAGCAGCGGCCCACGGGCCCCTACGGATCCGAGGAGGAGATGCAGGCGGCGTTCCAGGCCGTCGGCGAGTTCAACGAGCAGCTCCAGGCCGAGGGGGCCTGGGTCTTCGCCTGCGGGCTGGACGCCCCGGAGCTGGCCTCCGTGGTGGACGGCCGGCGGGAGGAGCCACGGGTCACCCAGGGTCCGCTCGCGAAGTCCATGGAGTCCATGGGCGGGTTCTGGATCGTGGAGGCCTCGGGGCCCGAGCAGGCGCGGGAGATCGCCACCCGCGCCTCGCGGGCGTGCGGCCAGCGCGTGGAGCTCCGGCCCCTCCAGGGCTGAGCGCCGCCGTCGGGCGCGCCCGAGCGCCTCCCGCCGGGGACCGGCTCAGCCGACGAGGCCGAGCAGGATCCCGCCCACGGCCACCACTCCGGCGACCACCACGAACACGTTGGACAGCGCGCCGCGGAAGGGCGCCAGGGCGGGCACCTTCCGGATGGCGTACATGGGCATCAGGTAGAGCACGGCGGCGATGACCGGCCCGGCCAACGACTCGATGAGCCCCAGGATGCTCGGGTTGAGCACGCCCGCCAGCCACGTGCTGGCGATGAGGAACACGCTGATGCCGATCCGCAGGGCGCGGTCGGGGATGCGCCGGGCCTGCGGGTCCACCATGCCGCGCACGATGCCCTGGGCGCCCTCGAAGGCGCCGAGCCAGTGGCCGAAGAAGGACGAGCCGATCGCGGTCACGGCCACCGCGGGGCCCAGCCAGGCGATGACCGGCAGGCCCATGACGTTGGCCAGGTGCGAGAGCACGGGCAGGTTGGCGTCCTTGGCCTCCTGCAGCCCCTCCGGGCCGAGGGCGAGCACGCAGGACCACACGAAGCCCATGGTGAAGACCACCAGCAGGGTCGCGGTGACGCGCAGGATGGAGGAGGCCTTCCGCACCGAGCCCGCGCCGTACTCGCGGCGCAGGGACAGGGAGAACTGGGAGATCGCCGGGGAGTGGTTGAAGGCGAAGACGAGCACCGGGATCATCAGCCACAGGGACATCCCGAAGTCGCCCGCGGCGGGCACGGCGCCGAAGCCCTCGAGGGACCAGGACGGGATCAGCAGCAGGGTGACGGCGAACAGCACGGCGATCAGCGGGTAGACGAGCCACTGGGTGACCACCAGCATGACGCGCTGGCCGGCCACCATCACGGCGGACATCAGCAGCACGAGCACCCCGGACAGCAGCCAGCGCGGCCACGGGTCCAGACCGAGCTGGTTCACCATGAGGCTGTCCACGGTGTTGGTGATGCCCACGCCGTAGATCAGCACGATCGGGAAGATCGCCAGGAAGTACAGGACGGTGACCACGCGGCCGGCGGCCGGGCCGAAGTAGTCCGCCACCACGCCGGTGATGTCCCGGTCCGGGCGCGGGGAGGCGCACACCATGCGGGACAGGGCGCGGTGGGAGAGGTAGGTCATGGGCCAGATCAGCACCGTGGCGACCAGCAGCGGCCACAGCCCGCCCAGGCCGGCGTTGATCGGCAGGAACAGCACGCCGGCGCCCACGGCAGTGCCGAACAGCCCGATCGTCCAGCTCGTGTCGAAGCGGTTCCAGCGCGGCGCGGCGGGACTGTCGGCGGC
This genomic window from Citricoccus sp. SGAir0253 contains:
- a CDS encoding SDR family oxidoreductase: MAKYLIIGGHGKVALLTAPLLAREGHEVTAVIRNPEHAGDVEAAGATPLVLDVETASQDELASAFAGQDAIVWSAGAGGGDPRRTYAVDRDAAIRSMDAAEQAGVRRYVMVSYLGARPDHGIPEDDSFHAYAEAKAAADEHLRRSGLDWTILGPGALTLDEPTGRIRLASPESVGERRETSRGNVAEAIRVVLAAEHAVGHQYEFVDGEEPIVAAVAAS
- a CDS encoding YciI family protein yields the protein MPQFMISVWHAPGIQQRPTGPYGSEEEMQAAFQAVGEFNEQLQAEGAWVFACGLDAPELASVVDGRREEPRVTQGPLAKSMESMGGFWIVEASGPEQAREIATRASRACGQRVELRPLQG
- a CDS encoding HAAAP family serine/threonine permease; amino-acid sequence: MEPRPTGPATGTEAGPAAVGTDAGPAAPTATLVREGRAGGTAAGPAADSPAAPRWNRFDTSWTIGLFGTAVGAGVLFLPINAGLGGLWPLLVATVLIWPMTYLSHRALSRMVCASPRPDRDITGVVADYFGPAAGRVVTVLYFLAIFPIVLIYGVGITNTVDSLMVNQLGLDPWPRWLLSGVLVLLMSAVMVAGQRVMLVVTQWLVYPLIAVLFAVTLLLIPSWSLEGFGAVPAAGDFGMSLWLMIPVLVFAFNHSPAISQFSLSLRREYGAGSVRKASSILRVTATLLVVFTMGFVWSCVLALGPEGLQEAKDANLPVLSHLANVMGLPVIAWLGPAVAVTAIGSSFFGHWLGAFEGAQGIVRGMVDPQARRIPDRALRIGISVFLIASTWLAGVLNPSILGLIESLAGPVIAAVLYLMPMYAIRKVPALAPFRGALSNVFVVVAGVVAVGGILLGLVG
- a CDS encoding CueP family metal-binding protein, which translates into the protein MTSSLHRVLGAAAAVLLLAGCSAPAATPGADGGASGSASGSSPATAAAGPGDSLLADYGLEDRGTEEVVEALDATHEDRERGLAASVTPEEVVLADGERQETLPVPEGRFYLAVAPFETTTHECFHHSLAGCQGELVDTPVHVSVTAADGEVLVDEERTTYANGFVGLWLPAGIEGTITVEARGKSATADIATGAGDPTCLTTLQLT